From the genome of Polycladomyces zharkentensis:
CGAAAATGAAGACTCGCCGCGCTGCGGCCAAACGCTTCAACAAAACGGGAACTGGAAAAGTAAAACGCAATCATGCGTTTAAAAGTCATTTGCTGGAAGGAAAGGCCATGAAACGTAAACGGAGACTGCGCAAAAGTGCCATCATGGCCAAAGGTGATGTGAAACGGATCAAGCAACTGATTGCCTACAAATGAGGTTTCACAATTTGTTGGATTGATTTCGGGAGGGATTGTTTGTGGCACGTGTAAAAGGCGGGGTAGTGACGCGCCGTCGTCGGAAAAAAGTGTTGAAACTGGCCAAAGGTTACTTTGGTTCCAAACATACATTGTTCCGCACTGCGAAACAACAAGTGATGAAGTCGCTGATGTATGCGTATCGCGACCGTCGTCAGCGCAAACGCGATTTCCGCAAATTGTGGATCACCCGGATCAACGCCGCGGCACGGATGAACGGTTTGTCCTATAACCGGTTGATGTACGGCTTGAAACAAGCGGGTGTGGAAATTAACCGCAAAATGTTGGCCGACTTGGCGGTGAACGACCAAAAAGCGTTTGCCGAATTGGCCAACCTGGCGAAAGAAAAACTGAACGCTTGATGAATGCGATCACCCCCTCGTCCTATGGGCGAGGGG
Proteins encoded in this window:
- the rpmI gene encoding 50S ribosomal protein L35, which gives rise to MPKMKTRRAAAKRFNKTGTGKVKRNHAFKSHLLEGKAMKRKRRLRKSAIMAKGDVKRIKQLIAYK
- the rplT gene encoding 50S ribosomal protein L20; this translates as MARVKGGVVTRRRRKKVLKLAKGYFGSKHTLFRTAKQQVMKSLMYAYRDRRQRKRDFRKLWITRINAAARMNGLSYNRLMYGLKQAGVEINRKMLADLAVNDQKAFAELANLAKEKLNA